A DNA window from Methanosphaera sp. WGK6 contains the following coding sequences:
- the mcrA gene encoding coenzyme-B sulfoethylthiotransferase subunit alpha has product MDNDKKLFLKALQEKFDEDPKEENTKFYCYGGWEQSARKREFNEEAVKAMEERDGLPFYNPDIGVPLGQRKLMAYQVSGTDTYVEGDDLHFCNNSAIQQLVDDIKRTVIVGMDTAHGVLEHRLGVEVTPETINEYLETINHALPGGAVVQEHMVEVDPGLVTDSYAKIFTGDDDLLDQLDQRFVIDINKEFPEEQAEMLKKYIGKKTYQVSRVPTLVVRACDGGTTSRWSAMQIGMSFISAYKLCAGEAAIADFSYAAKHADVISMASAMPSRRARGPNEPGGVTFGAFSDMVQASRVTDDPAEVTLEVIGGAAPLYDQVWLGSYMSGGVGFTQYATAAYTDEILDDFIYYGKDYVENKFGGLCQAEATSDVVRDIASEVTLYGLEQYEIPAALEDHFGGSQRAAVLAAGAGCSVAFATANSNAGVNGWYLSQLLHKEGHSRLGFYGYDLQDQCGSSNSLSIRSDEGLIHELRGPNYPNYAMNVGHQPEYAGIAQAPHAARGDAFALNPLIKVAFADKHLKFDWTHPRKAIAKGAIREFMPSGERDLINPAL; this is encoded by the coding sequence ATGGATAATGATAAAAAATTATTCTTAAAGGCTTTACAAGAAAAATTCGATGAAGACCCTAAAGAAGAAAACACTAAATTCTACTGCTATGGTGGATGGGAACAATCCGCAAGAAAAAGAGAATTCAATGAAGAAGCAGTAAAAGCAATGGAAGAACGTGACGGACTACCATTCTACAACCCAGACATAGGTGTACCTCTTGGACAAAGAAAATTAATGGCATACCAAGTATCTGGAACAGACACATACGTAGAAGGAGACGACCTTCACTTCTGTAACAACTCTGCTATCCAACAATTAGTTGACGATATAAAAAGAACAGTAATTGTAGGTATGGATACAGCTCACGGAGTACTTGAACACAGATTAGGTGTAGAAGTAACTCCTGAAACAATCAACGAATACTTAGAAACAATCAACCACGCACTCCCTGGAGGAGCAGTTGTACAAGAACACATGGTAGAAGTTGACCCTGGATTAGTTACAGATTCCTACGCAAAAATCTTCACTGGAGACGATGACTTATTAGATCAATTAGATCAAAGATTCGTTATTGACATCAACAAAGAATTCCCTGAAGAACAAGCTGAAATGCTTAAAAAATACATAGGTAAAAAAACATACCAAGTAAGTAGAGTACCTACTTTAGTAGTACGTGCTTGTGACGGAGGTACAACCTCAAGATGGTCTGCTATGCAAATTGGTATGAGTTTCATTTCTGCATACAAATTATGTGCAGGAGAAGCAGCTATTGCTGATTTCTCATACGCAGCAAAACACGCAGACGTTATCTCCATGGCATCTGCAATGCCATCAAGAAGAGCAAGAGGACCTAATGAACCTGGAGGTGTAACCTTTGGTGCATTCTCTGATATGGTACAAGCAAGCAGAGTAACCGATGATCCTGCAGAAGTAACTTTAGAAGTTATTGGTGGAGCAGCACCATTATATGACCAAGTATGGTTAGGTTCATACATGTCTGGTGGTGTAGGATTCACACAATATGCTACTGCAGCATACACAGATGAAATCTTAGACGACTTCATTTACTACGGTAAAGATTATGTAGAAAACAAATTCGGTGGATTATGTCAAGCTGAAGCAACCTCTGATGTAGTAAGAGACATTGCAAGTGAAGTAACATTATACGGATTAGAACAATACGAAATCCCTGCAGCTTTAGAAGACCACTTTGGTGGATCACAAAGAGCAGCTGTACTTGCAGCAGGTGCAGGTTGTTCCGTAGCATTCGCAACTGCTAACTCAAACGCAGGTGTAAATGGATGGTACTTAAGTCAATTATTACACAAAGAAGGACACAGCAGATTAGGATTCTATGGTTACGACTTACAAGATCAATGTGGATCATCCAACTCACTTTCCATTAGAAGTGACGAAGGACTTATTCACGAATTAAGAGGTCCTAACTACCCTAACTACGCAATGAACGTAGGTCACCAACCTGAATATGCAGGTATCGCTCAAGCACCTCACGCAGCAAGAGGAGATGCATTTGCACTTAACCCACTAATCAAAGTAGCATTTGCAGATAAACACCTCAAATTCGATTGGACTCACCCAAGAAAAGCAATCGCAAAAGGTGCAATCAGAGAATTCATGCCTAGCGGTGAACGTGACTTAATCAACCCTGCTTTATAA
- a CDS encoding SufD family Fe-S cluster assembly protein: MVSIKDKAEKAANKKAAVGADVDLDEYHASDIDAHEHLDSLNDLTKSDKETLTSVGIEIDEKERAASFLQMDQSEVFVNNMFPGVEVMGTAQALDKYDWLQDYMWKAVQVDADKYTATTELGETSGYFIRSEENTKLDIPIQACMYIGDDAVRQTAHNIIIAEENSEINIITGCSTAAHVDNAAHIGVSEFYLKKGAKITFTMVHNWAKEVDVRPRTGVIMEDNSTYISNYILANPVRNLQSYPTAYANGENCKVFFQSILAGKEDSLIDQGSRTILEGKNSQAEMITRAISEDESTIITRGDLLGKSQDVRGHLECMGLILSDDSKIYSIPELRGECTNMELSHEAAVGKIAEDEIQYLMARGLTEDEAASMIVRGFLDIDIKGLPDELAKETKKLMEMSMEGM; the protein is encoded by the coding sequence ATGGTTTCAATTAAAGATAAAGCAGAAAAAGCAGCAAATAAAAAAGCAGCTGTTGGTGCTGATGTAGATTTAGATGAATATCATGCATCAGACATAGACGCACATGAACATCTTGATTCATTAAATGATTTAACTAAAAGTGACAAAGAAACCCTCACCAGTGTAGGAATAGAAATTGATGAAAAAGAAAGAGCAGCATCATTCCTACAAATGGACCAATCAGAAGTTTTCGTAAATAATATGTTCCCAGGAGTAGAAGTAATGGGAACTGCACAAGCATTAGATAAATATGATTGGCTACAAGACTATATGTGGAAAGCTGTACAAGTAGATGCAGATAAATACACAGCAACTACAGAATTAGGAGAAACAAGTGGATACTTCATAAGAAGTGAAGAAAATACCAAACTAGACATACCTATTCAAGCATGTATGTACATCGGTGACGATGCAGTAAGACAAACTGCCCATAACATAATCATAGCTGAAGAAAATTCTGAAATAAATATTATCACAGGATGTTCAACAGCAGCCCATGTAGATAATGCTGCACATATTGGAGTATCTGAATTCTACCTTAAAAAAGGAGCTAAAATAACATTCACCATGGTACATAACTGGGCTAAAGAAGTAGATGTTAGACCTAGAACTGGAGTTATAATGGAAGACAACAGTACATACATATCAAATTATATACTAGCAAATCCAGTTAGAAACCTACAATCATACCCTACCGCTTATGCTAATGGAGAGAACTGTAAAGTATTCTTCCAATCAATTCTTGCAGGAAAAGAAGATTCATTAATAGATCAAGGATCTAGAACAATACTTGAAGGAAAAAATTCACAAGCTGAAATGATTACAAGAGCTATATCTGAAGATGAATCCACCATCATAACTAGAGGTGATTTATTAGGTAAATCACAAGATGTTAGAGGACATCTAGAATGTATGGGATTGATATTATCAGATGATTCAAAAATATATTCAATACCTGAACTTAGAGGTGAATGTACAAACATGGAATTATCACACGAAGCTGCAGTTGGAAAAATAGCTGAAGATGAAATACAATACTTAATGGCTAGAGGTTTAACTGAAGATGAAGCTGCATCTATGATTGTAAGAGGATTCCTAGATATCGATATTAAAGGATTACCTGATGAATTAGCTAAAGAAACCAAAAAACTCATGGAAATGAGTATGGAAGGAATGTAA
- the mcrG gene encoding coenzyme-B sulfoethylthiotransferase subunit gamma codes for MAYDVQYYPGESVIAENRKKHMNPDYELKKLRTIADDDIVKLLSHRNPGEGYKTVHPPLDEMDFEEDAMKDFVEPIDGAKKGIRVRYIQFADSMYNAPAQPYDRARSYMRRFRGVDTGTLSGRQVIEMRESDLEETSKLLLESEFFDSAKTGLRGATVHGHSLRLDENGLMFDALQRYVFDEETGHVVYVKDQVGVELDEPVDVGEPLPEEELKNITTIYRNDNVSLRDDAEVIKVVEEVHFARTEGGYGIDVFNKDLQSKLGGN; via the coding sequence ATGGCATATGACGTACAATATTACCCTGGAGAAAGTGTTATTGCAGAAAACCGTAAAAAACACATGAATCCAGATTATGAACTTAAAAAACTAAGAACTATTGCAGATGATGACATCGTAAAACTTTTAAGTCACAGAAACCCAGGAGAAGGTTACAAAACAGTACACCCACCTCTTGATGAAATGGACTTTGAAGAAGATGCAATGAAAGACTTCGTAGAACCAATCGACGGAGCTAAAAAAGGAATTCGTGTAAGATACATACAATTCGCAGATTCCATGTATAATGCACCAGCTCAACCATACGACAGAGCAAGATCATACATGAGAAGATTCAGAGGAGTAGACACAGGTACACTCTCAGGAAGACAAGTAATTGAAATGAGAGAATCTGACTTAGAAGAAACCTCAAAATTATTATTAGAATCCGAATTCTTCGATTCAGCAAAAACAGGTTTAAGAGGAGCAACCGTACACGGACACTCTTTAAGACTTGATGAAAACGGTTTAATGTTCGACGCATTACAAAGATATGTATTCGATGAAGAAACCGGTCACGTAGTATACGTAAAAGATCAAGTAGGAGTAGAACTTGACGAACCAGTTGATGTTGGAGAACCTTTACCAGAAGAAGAACTCAAAAACATCACAACCATCTACAGAAACGACAACGTAAGTTTAAGAGACGACGCTGAAGTTATCAAAGTAGTAGAAGAAGTACACTTTGCAAGAACTGAAGGTGGATATGGAATAGATGTATTCAATAAAGATTTACAAAGTAAATTAGGTGGTAACTAA
- a CDS encoding PRC-barrel domain-containing protein produces the protein MTERELIKGEEKLWNDIAGYQVATNSARILGQLEELTIDERTGKITEIIIKTDSERNVSVKGAKRNGDLLSVPFGKVEKVGEFIIISG, from the coding sequence ATGACAGAAAGGGAATTAATCAAAGGCGAAGAAAAATTATGGAATGATATTGCAGGATATCAAGTAGCAACTAATAGTGCACGTATTCTAGGACAACTAGAAGAATTAACAATCGATGAAAGAACTGGTAAAATTACTGAAATAATTATTAAAACTGATAGTGAAAGAAATGTCAGTGTTAAAGGTGCTAAACGTAATGGTGACTTATTAAGTGTACCATTTGGTAAAGTTGAAAAAGTCGGTGAATTTATAATTATTTCAGGATAA
- a CDS encoding F420-nonreducing hydrogenase — protein sequence MADKVKIGTMWLGGCSGCHIALTDLHELLLDVLELTEFEFSPVLMDTKYDEIPHMDILLIEGGIRNEENRELAEILREKADMVIAYGTCAEFGGIPGLGNLHTVQELEEEAYFNSCSTVNPDQIIPSESVPHLESRVRPLSDVIKVDAALPGCPPKSDVIAQVIIALVKGEPVEIPDNNLCDVCEREKPPTGMAMDTIKRPWEVGATDKDLCLVPQGIICLGPATRPLCGAQCPTVDTPCRGCYGPTDKVLDAGAKMISAISSDFGVEEDKTVDPEAVAEQVEDIVGTFYTYTLASALIPMKLKN from the coding sequence ATGGCAGATAAAGTAAAAATAGGAACAATGTGGCTCGGTGGATGTTCTGGATGTCACATCGCATTAACAGATTTACACGAATTATTATTAGATGTATTAGAACTCACTGAATTTGAATTCAGCCCAGTATTAATGGATACAAAATATGATGAAATTCCACACATGGACATCTTATTAATTGAAGGTGGAATCCGTAATGAAGAAAACCGTGAATTAGCAGAAATCTTAAGAGAAAAAGCTGACATGGTAATTGCATACGGAACTTGTGCTGAATTTGGAGGAATTCCAGGATTAGGTAACTTACACACAGTTCAAGAATTAGAAGAAGAAGCATACTTCAATTCATGCTCTACTGTAAACCCTGATCAAATCATACCTAGTGAATCTGTACCACACTTAGAAAGCAGAGTAAGACCATTATCTGACGTAATCAAAGTAGATGCAGCATTACCTGGTTGTCCACCAAAATCTGATGTAATTGCTCAAGTAATAATTGCATTAGTAAAAGGTGAACCAGTAGAAATACCTGATAACAACCTTTGTGATGTATGTGAAAGAGAAAAACCACCTACGGGTATGGCAATGGATACCATTAAAAGACCATGGGAAGTTGGAGCAACAGACAAAGACTTATGTCTTGTACCACAAGGTATCATCTGTTTAGGACCAGCAACACGTCCATTATGTGGAGCACAATGTCCAACAGTAGATACACCATGCCGTGGATGTTACGGACCTACTGACAAAGTATTAGATGCAGGTGCAAAAATGATAAGTGCTATCTCATCTGACTTTGGAGTAGAAGAAGATAAAACAGTAGACCCTGAAGCAGTTGCTGAACAAGTAGAAGATATTGTAGGAACATTCTACACATACACATTAGCATCAGCTTTAATCCCAATGAAACTTAAAAACTAG
- the mcrB gene encoding coenzyme-B sulfoethylthiotransferase subunit beta: protein MPTYDDKIDLYGVDGKILEEQVPLEAISPLVNPTIKSIIQEIKRSVAVNLAGIEKSLANGAYGGKANFIPGRELELDIVDNADAIADKMTKILKVSDDDDFNLKILNDGKQVLVQLPSSRLDIAGDYSVAPLATGAALVQSILDTFDINKYQASEIKTAAMGGYPHNVKLGGALTTLLGQTTHLEGLGYSLRNIGANHVVAITKKNTLNAVALSSILEQTATFEMGDAIGAFERSHLLGLAFQGLNANNLVYDLVKENGKGTLGDVIIALLSRALDDGVIKVKETLPSGYKLYEPVDWALWNAYAAAGLIAATIVNVGAARAAQGIASSILYFNDILEYEAGLPGVDFGRVMGTGVGMSFFSHGIYGGGGPGIFNGNHVVTRHSKGYAIPCNAAAMSLDAGTQMFSVEATSGLVGEVYSSVDNLREPVKYVAEGASQIKDKI, encoded by the coding sequence ATGCCAACATATGACGACAAAATAGATTTGTATGGGGTAGATGGAAAAATTTTAGAAGAACAAGTACCTCTAGAAGCAATAAGTCCATTAGTAAACCCAACAATAAAAAGTATTATACAAGAAATTAAGCGTTCCGTTGCTGTAAACTTAGCAGGTATTGAAAAATCATTAGCAAACGGAGCATACGGTGGAAAAGCTAACTTTATTCCTGGAAGAGAATTAGAATTAGACATTGTTGACAATGCAGATGCAATTGCTGACAAAATGACTAAAATCTTAAAAGTTAGTGACGATGATGATTTCAATTTAAAAATCTTAAACGATGGAAAACAAGTATTAGTACAACTTCCTTCCTCAAGATTAGACATTGCTGGAGATTACTCAGTAGCACCATTAGCAACAGGAGCAGCATTAGTTCAATCAATTCTTGATACATTCGATATTAACAAATATCAAGCTTCTGAAATTAAAACAGCAGCTATGGGTGGATACCCACACAATGTAAAATTAGGCGGAGCATTAACCACTTTATTAGGTCAAACAACTCACCTTGAAGGTTTAGGTTACAGTCTAAGAAACATTGGTGCAAACCACGTAGTAGCTATCACAAAGAAAAATACTCTTAACGCAGTAGCTTTATCTTCAATCCTCGAACAAACTGCAACATTCGAAATGGGTGATGCAATAGGTGCATTCGAAAGAAGCCACCTCTTAGGATTAGCTTTCCAAGGATTAAACGCAAACAACTTAGTTTATGACTTAGTAAAAGAAAACGGTAAAGGTACTCTTGGAGATGTAATAATAGCTTTATTATCCAGAGCATTAGATGACGGAGTAATCAAAGTAAAAGAAACATTACCTTCCGGATACAAATTATATGAACCAGTTGACTGGGCATTATGGAATGCATATGCAGCAGCAGGTCTTATCGCAGCTACCATTGTAAACGTAGGTGCAGCAAGAGCAGCTCAAGGTATTGCATCATCTATCTTATACTTTAACGATATCTTAGAATACGAAGCAGGTTTACCTGGAGTAGACTTTGGTAGAGTAATGGGTACAGGAGTAGGTATGAGTTTCTTCTCACACGGTATTTACGGTGGTGGAGGACCTGGTATCTTCAACGGTAACCACGTAGTAACAAGACACAGTAAAGGTTACGCTATACCATGTAACGCAGCAGCTATGTCCTTAGATGCAGGTACACAGATGTTCTCTGTAGAAGCTACATCCGGATTAGTTGGAGAAGTATACAGTAGTGTAGATAACTTAAGAGAACCAGTAAAATATGTTGCTGAAGGAGCTAGTCAAATAAAAGATAAAATCTAA
- a CDS encoding dihydroorotase family protein, with amino-acid sequence MGNIILKNCKTIDNNITNLIIENGKIKNIKNSLLPSDKTTDKIMDIHENIIIPGLIDTHVHLRDPGLTYKETWESGSQAAAHGGYTTIIDMPNTIPVTDTRNAFLEKKEIGKKKSYVDFALQAGVKSQKDVEEIQKENPAAYKIFMDLHTNKELDEMFSFIKQTNKPLCLHCEDKTIVDYNIKTLSKNPENKHKTITYSYARSALAELIAVNRAIELGKKYDLQLHLCHISTRQTLELIHEAREKINISIEATPHHIFLDNNTYNTYGIKAKTNPPLRDKNHNITLNNLSEFDSIGTDHAPHTIEEKEKDTWTSAAGIPGLETTLKLILTEVNNNNLTLQQVVNLLSTNPAKIFKIPNKGQITKNYDADITVLDMKETGKINIDTFYTHGKYSPFENKSYKGNNIMTINRGNIICENDEVYKHDTKYIY; translated from the coding sequence ATGGGAAATATTATACTAAAAAATTGTAAAACAATAGATAATAATATAACAAACCTCATTATTGAAAATGGAAAAATCAAAAATATAAAAAATTCATTACTACCCTCTGATAAAACCACTGATAAAATTATGGATATTCATGAAAATATAATTATTCCTGGCCTAATTGACACACATGTTCATCTAAGAGACCCTGGATTAACATATAAAGAAACATGGGAAAGTGGAAGTCAAGCAGCTGCACATGGAGGATACACAACAATAATAGATATGCCCAATACAATACCCGTCACAGATACACGAAACGCATTTCTAGAAAAAAAAGAAATAGGCAAAAAAAAATCATATGTTGACTTTGCACTACAAGCAGGAGTAAAAAGTCAAAAAGATGTTGAAGAGATACAAAAAGAAAATCCTGCAGCATACAAAATATTCATGGACTTACATACAAATAAAGAACTAGATGAAATGTTTAGTTTCATAAAACAAACAAACAAACCACTATGCCTACACTGTGAAGATAAAACAATAGTCGATTATAATATAAAAACACTAAGTAAAAATCCTGAAAATAAACATAAAACAATAACATATAGTTATGCAAGAAGTGCACTGGCAGAACTCATAGCAGTAAATAGAGCAATTGAACTTGGAAAAAAATATGACTTACAACTACATTTATGTCATATTAGTACAAGACAAACACTAGAACTTATACATGAAGCAAGAGAAAAAATAAACATATCCATAGAAGCCACACCACACCACATATTCTTAGATAATAATACATACAATACATATGGTATAAAAGCAAAAACAAATCCTCCACTAAGAGATAAAAATCATAATATAACATTAAATAATCTAAGTGAATTTGATAGTATAGGAACTGATCATGCACCTCACACAATAGAAGAAAAAGAAAAAGACACATGGACTAGTGCTGCAGGAATTCCAGGACTTGAAACAACATTAAAATTAATATTAACTGAAGTAAACAATAATAATTTAACATTACAACAAGTGGTAAATCTACTAAGTACTAATCCTGCAAAAATATTTAAAATTCCAAATAAAGGACAAATAACAAAAAATTATGATGCGGATATCACAGTACTTGATATGAAAGAAACTGGGAAAATTAACATAGATACATTCTACACCCATGGAAAATACAGTCCATTTGAAAATAAATCATACAAAGGAAATAATATTATGACTATAAATAGAGGAAATATTATCTGTGAAAATGATGAAGTATACAAACATGATACAAAATACATATATTAA
- the sufC gene encoding Fe-S cluster assembly ATPase SufC, giving the protein MLLEIKDLEVEVEGKKILKGVNLNINEGETHVLLGPNGAGKSTLFMTILGFPKYKVTNGKIFYKDQDITNLETHERIKLGLGVTFQNPPAIRGVKLKDLLKIEDEKHEYKTDEELTEEVLALGERLKLNENFLERDVNLGFSGGEVKRSELLQLLAQQPDFIMFDEPDSGVDIENVELISKEISTLLDQNNENSEKSGLLITHLGYILRFVKATHAHVLIDGKINRTGKPEEIMNDIRTSGFGDA; this is encoded by the coding sequence ATGCTACTTGAAATTAAAGACTTAGAAGTAGAAGTAGAAGGAAAAAAAATACTAAAGGGAGTTAATCTCAATATAAATGAAGGTGAAACACACGTATTACTTGGTCCAAATGGTGCAGGTAAAAGTACTTTATTCATGACAATACTTGGATTTCCAAAATACAAAGTTACAAATGGAAAAATATTTTACAAAGACCAAGACATTACAAACTTAGAAACTCATGAAAGAATCAAACTAGGACTAGGAGTAACATTCCAAAATCCACCAGCAATAAGAGGAGTTAAATTAAAAGATTTACTCAAAATTGAAGATGAAAAACATGAATATAAAACAGATGAAGAACTTACAGAAGAAGTACTTGCATTAGGTGAAAGACTAAAATTAAATGAAAATTTCTTAGAAAGAGATGTTAACCTAGGCTTTTCAGGTGGAGAAGTAAAAAGATCAGAATTACTCCAATTATTAGCACAACAACCTGATTTCATAATGTTCGACGAACCAGATTCCGGTGTTGATATAGAAAATGTTGAACTAATATCCAAAGAAATCAGCACTCTTCTAGATCAAAACAATGAAAATAGTGAAAAAAGTGGATTACTAATAACTCATCTTGGTTACATACTTAGATTTGTAAAAGCAACACATGCCCATGTATTAATCGATGGAAAAATAAACAGAACAGGAAAACCTGAAGAAATAATGAATGATATAAGAACATCCGGATTTGGAGATGCATAA
- the mcrD gene encoding methyl-coenzyme M reductase operon protein D — translation MSTDVDETKINVIKATDVKIFPDRILKPKTTETILSQIMELDGILRVLINGESLPTVVTMGPARGEPVNHTDRKTININGNEVPLRVSVGEIILTVQLDNLEDFVTEVNNILDETLNFGYNVSVGIFTKTTTSVSDYMKYGQGFEDKIDSRLIGLVDPNAKSSETIRYIR, via the coding sequence ATGTCAACAGATGTAGATGAAACAAAAATAAATGTTATCAAAGCAACCGATGTGAAAATATTTCCAGATCGGATTCTAAAACCAAAAACTACTGAAACTATCTTAAGCCAAATAATGGAATTAGATGGAATTCTAAGAGTTTTAATTAATGGTGAATCATTACCTACAGTGGTTACTATGGGTCCTGCAAGAGGAGAACCAGTAAATCACACAGATAGAAAAACTATTAATATAAATGGTAATGAAGTTCCACTACGCGTATCTGTTGGTGAAATTATTTTAACAGTCCAATTAGACAATCTTGAAGATTTTGTAACAGAAGTCAATAATATTTTAGATGAAACTTTGAACTTTGGATATAATGTGTCAGTAGGTATCTTTACAAAGACAACCACATCAGTTTCAGATTATATGAAATATGGACAAGGTTTCGAAGATAAAATAGATTCAAGACTTATCGGATTAGTTGATCCAAATGCAAAATCATCAGAAACTATAAGATATATCAGGTGA
- a CDS encoding Ni/Fe hydrogenase subunit alpha — MVELTLEPVTRIEGHAKITVDLDEEGNVKDTKLHVMEFRGFEKFLQGRPIEEVPRIVPRICGICDVQHHLAAAKACDQIFGYNDDEIAPAAYKMREIMNWASVMHSHTLSFYFLSAPDFIGGSDRKTRNVFQIIKDAPELAKKALELRRNSQDIVAAVGGRPIHQVSNTPGGITTELTDEEQKDNLVKAQRALELSYDTWDAAQPIFEENMDLIKTLGYVNTYHCGLVNKKDGSWDMYNGNVRMCDNEGNKYAEFGSQDYTDYIAEGVKPYSWLKFPYIKDIGYPEGVYRVAPLSRINVCTKMPDPAERAQELLNEFRDNFGYAQETLLFHPARLIELVAASELAVDGLEGDLSGEKRPGAIDREQITGKGVGIVEASRGTLTHHYETDENGLVTKANIVVATVQNNPAMEMGIQQVAKTYIKPGVEVDDKIFNLMEMVIRAYDPCLSCATHQLDTQMKLSTVEVYDHMGNLVKKV, encoded by the coding sequence ATGGTAGAATTAACATTAGAACCTGTTACAAGAATTGAAGGTCACGCAAAAATTACCGTAGATCTTGACGAAGAAGGAAATGTAAAAGATACAAAATTACATGTAATGGAATTCAGAGGATTTGAAAAATTCTTACAAGGAAGACCAATTGAAGAAGTACCAAGAATCGTACCTAGAATCTGTGGTATTTGTGATGTACAACATCACTTAGCAGCAGCTAAAGCATGTGATCAAATATTCGGATATAATGATGATGAAATTGCACCAGCAGCTTACAAAATGAGAGAAATCATGAACTGGGCTTCTGTAATGCACTCACACACATTAAGTTTCTACTTCTTATCTGCACCTGATTTCATAGGTGGAAGTGACAGAAAAACCAGAAACGTATTCCAAATCATTAAAGATGCTCCTGAATTAGCTAAAAAAGCTTTAGAATTAAGAAGAAATTCACAAGATATTGTAGCTGCAGTCGGTGGAAGACCAATTCACCAAGTATCTAACACTCCTGGTGGAATTACCACAGAATTAACCGATGAAGAACAAAAAGATAACTTAGTAAAAGCACAAAGAGCTCTTGAACTTTCATATGATACTTGGGATGCTGCTCAACCTATTTTCGAAGAAAATATGGATTTAATCAAAACATTAGGTTACGTTAACACATACCACTGTGGATTAGTTAACAAAAAAGATGGAAGTTGGGATATGTACAACGGTAACGTAAGAATGTGTGATAATGAAGGAAACAAATATGCAGAATTCGGATCACAAGATTACACCGATTACATAGCTGAAGGCGTAAAACCATACTCCTGGTTAAAATTCCCATACATTAAAGATATAGGATACCCTGAAGGTGTATACAGAGTAGCTCCTCTATCAAGAATTAACGTATGTACAAAAATGCCTGACCCAGCAGAAAGAGCACAAGAATTATTAAATGAATTCAGAGACAACTTTGGATACGCTCAAGAAACATTATTATTCCACCCAGCAAGACTCATCGAATTAGTTGCAGCATCAGAATTAGCTGTAGATGGACTTGAAGGAGACTTAAGTGGAGAAAAACGTCCTGGAGCTATCGACCGTGAACAAATCACTGGTAAAGGTGTAGGTATCGTAGAAGCATCAAGAGGTACTTTAACCCACCACTACGAAACTGATGAAAACGGTTTAGTAACCAAAGCAAATATTGTAGTAGCTACAGTACAAAACAACCCAGCAATGGAAATGGGTATTCAACAAGTAGCAAAAACCTACATAAAACCTGGAGTAGAAGTTGACGACAAAATCTTCAACTTAATGGAAATGGTTATTCGTGCATACGATCCATGTCTTTCATGTGCTACTCACCAATTAGATACCCAAATGAAATTATCTACTGTAGAAGTATATGATCACATGGGTAACTTAGTAAAAAAAGTCTAA
- a CDS encoding hydrogenase iron-sulfur subunit, translating to MANDDIKIIVFSCNWCCYGGADTAGTSRMQYPPNIRMIRVMCSGRIEPQFVLKALREGADGVFIGGCHMGDCHYDAGNYKFDRRMRLVYRLLDELGIEKQRVQHDWISASEGEKFASTIRRVTAEIEELGPSPLKAQLAQEA from the coding sequence ATGGCTAACGACGATATCAAAATAATCGTTTTCAGTTGTAACTGGTGCTGCTATGGTGGAGCAGATACCGCAGGAACATCAAGGATGCAATACCCACCTAATATAAGAATGATCAGAGTAATGTGCTCTGGAAGAATTGAACCTCAATTTGTTCTCAAAGCTCTAAGAGAAGGAGCAGACGGAGTATTCATTGGTGGATGTCACATGGGTGACTGTCACTACGATGCAGGTAATTATAAATTTGACAGAAGAATGAGATTAGTTTACAGATTATTAGATGAACTTGGAATTGAAAAACAAAGAGTTCAACATGACTGGATTTCAGCTTCTGAAGGTGAAAAATTTGCTTCTACAATCAGAAGAGTAACTGCTGAAATAGAAGAATTAGGTCCTTCACCACTCAAAGCACAATTAGCACAGGAGGCATAA